Sequence from the Planktothrix sp. FACHB-1365 genome:
TCTCCTAATTCCTGCTGGAAATCATCAGCTTCTAAATGGAGATCTTGAGCAATCCGATCCGTTTCCTGAATCACCGCTTGCATTTGTCGATTTGCGGCTGCTATTTTTCCTTCTAAATCCCCTAATTCATTGAGATGATTTTTAACAATAATAGTAACTTCTCGGACAACAGAACGCCGCAATAACCATAATCCCACTAAGGTTGCTGCTAATAACACCCCTAACAGTGCTAATAACAAATTAAATAGCGTCATGGTCTGTTTAAAGGCCCGTTGAGCTTCCGCTTGAACCTGTTCTTGTAAACGCTGCTGTTCTCGCAGTTGTTCGAGTTCCTGGCTATCCTTGGGGGACAGGGTTTCGGTTGGAGTTGTGGGTTTTGGTGCTGGAGGCTTCGGGGGTTGAGACTGAGCAACGCTAACTCCCGCCGACATTAATACTAAAGTCAGGATAACGCTGCTGCGGGATACCCACGCCAAAAAATTAAGGCGCGTATCAGAGATGACCTCAGCCTCAAACCGTTGATGCTGTTGCGTGAATAGCTTTGTCTGTTTAACCAAGTCCGAGTTCTCCAACCCATCCTTTATAGTTTGACACATTTCGGGTTTGGGTTGACTGAAAATCAGTTATCAGTTATCAGTTATCAGTTTTTCTGGTTCCCAGGCTCCAGCCTGGGAATACTATATTGAGGCTCTGCCTCTATTATTTATTGGTTGCAGAGAGAGCCACCTTTTTAGTATTTCTAAGTGGAACCTAGAAACGATAGAAAATATGTTTTCTTACCACATCACAACTCGCTGTAATAATCGTGAGTTTCGTCTGACTCGTTTAGAATGCCGAGAAGTGTTTCTCTATGCAATTAAAAAAGTATTGATTAAATATCCGTTTAAACTTTATGCGCTGTGCATTATGAGTAATCATGTGCATTATCTGATGGAACCTGCTCAACCTCAAGATTTACCTAAGATTATGCACTTTCTGAACTGGTATACTGCTATGTGTTTTAATCGAATGTTAAATCGGACAGGACATTTCTGGGAGAAACGTTACCATAAAACGGCGTTTGAAAATACGGATACAAAACGGGCTTTAAATACATTACGGTATATTCATGCTAACCCAAAAGCTGCGGGGATGCAGTCGGGTTTTTTTTATGATTTTAGCAACTATGGAACCCATGACCGCTTAACAGATGATGGTTTAACTCAATGGCATCCAGCGTTTTTATCCTTGGGAAAAACCTTGGAAGAATGTGCAACGAAATATCGGGGTTTTTGTAAAAAATATCGCCCAAAACCTAAACCGGAACGGCGCTGTCATTGGGGAAGTAAACTTTTACCGAAAATTCTTAAGGGGAAAAAACATAAAAAATCCCCTGGACAGTTAACCCTTCCTTGGGACACTTGGGAACCTCCCGATGAGGAAATTCGAGCAGTGGCTAAAAAATTTGTTCTCGCTAACTGCTATGACCCTAATTATGCCCGTCAGTTCTTTGAATTTGACCCTTAAAGAGGCGTATTCCCCCCTAACAGGTAACGAAATGCTGAAATAACGAAAATTGGGTGAAACAAACCCCCAAAAACTCGACTTGACAAAGGGCTGAAATTGTTATAGATTACAGCTTACAGTTCTTGACGCGAGAGAAGAAGACCCAGATTGGACCAGTTACAGGGAGGTTAGGGAGGTGGCCAACTTATTTGTCCCACAAACTGCCTTCTCTTTCTTCGCCCCACGCGATCACCCAGCTTACATTCTGTTTCATAGTCTACCTTACCCCCAACTTCCAGCCAAATCTTTTTCTGGACACTGAAGCCAAAGCGGGACTTACTGTATTTTACCCATAACTGATCAATCGTGCGTAAATCCTCACAGGGGAAATTATTAATCGAGTCTATATTTAGCCACCCTTCCTCCTCTCTCCCTGCCACCTGAAGCATCACTCTGGCAGTTTCCAGGTCTGCTTCTTTCCACTGTCCTGCTGCGAGAAGTTGTTGCAATTTCTGATATCGGGATGGAACGGTTTCCAAATTATCAATCAATATTTCTAACCATTCTTCCACCGACTGAGGACGTTTATCGGGTTGTATTTCTAACCCCTTCATCACCGCTTCATGGACTCTATTACTAACATTAACAACTTGATTTAAAGGTTTTAAAACATCTCGACCCATTCCAGTTCTAACAAAAACAGGCGGTGGGACTTGATTTGTTAACAAACAATATAACGTCGCACTCAAACCATAAACATCTGTATATTCGCCACGTTTTGCTTGTTCATAGTATTGTTCAAGAGGAGCAAATCCATCACTCACAACATTAGTATGGGTTTGAGTTCTATTAGGAATAAATTCTCTGGCAATACCAAAATCAATTAACACCGCTTCGGTTTTTCCTTCCCGCTTCATAATATTCTGGGGTTTAATATCTCGATGCAATAGCCCCTTATCATGAACAACTGTTAAAGCATTACCAATTTGTTGAATATATCGTATCGCTTCCGCTTCGGGAAATGCACCCTTTTCCTGCACTAACTCCCAGAAGTCCTTTCCTGCTATATATTCCATTTCAATACAAGGTAAAGATCCCTCCCAAAAAACATTACCAATTTCCACAATATGGGGATGGCGGCAAACGGCGAGTCTGATAGCTTCTCTTTCAAACTTCCGTAAATATTCAGGGTTATCGAGGTACTTATCCAGTAAGGTTTTGAGGGCAATATATTGTCCTTTGGGGTTTCGCGCTAAATAGGTGATGCCAAACCCGCCTTCCCCCAGTTTTTTAATAATTGTATAGCGATCGCCATAAAGTGTTGTACCGGGTTGCCAAGCCATATTTTTTGAAATTGATCACTATTGTAATTATGCCATATTGATTGACTGAAAATATTACCTATTATTTTATTATTAGGATTTTAGCGATCGCTTTTCCCCCCGTAGTGAGTCCTTCAGGACTCTTATCCCCCGTAGTGAGTCCTTCAGGACTCTTAGCCCTAAAGGGCTTACTACATTTTAGCCCTAAAGGGCTTACTACGATTAGTTATTAATGGTTTTTTGGGGCTGTTCAATAACAGGTGGAGAGGGGGAAGGTGTCGGAGGTGAACTGGGTTTGAACAATGCCACCCAAGTACCAATCATTCCTAAAATCCCTGCTATTGCGGCTACAATTGTCCAAAATAGTACAGGTTCAATTTGAGGTAAAACTAGATTTTGATGCCCAGAAGGGAGAAATTTTAACCACTCGTTGATGGTTTGAGGTCTGTCTTCCGGGGCGAGTTTCAACCCTTCTAAAATAGCGGTATTGGTGCGATCGCTAATTTGAGAATTTAGTTGTTTGGGTGGAATGAGTTGGGCTTTTTGTAAACTCCGATCCATTGCACTAGCCGGAATAGTTCCAGTTAGTAAAACATACAAAGTTGCCGATAAAGAATAAACATCCGTATAGGGCTTTTGTTCACTATCAACATGATACAATTCCAAAGGTGCAAAACCATCGGCAGTTGAGGCTTTAACTGTTGTTAAAGGATTATCAAACCCTCGCGCTAAACCAAAATCAATTAAGACAACTTCCGATTTCCCAGCGCGTAAAACAATATTAGCAGGTTTAACATCTCGATGTACAAATCCTTTTTCATGCACACAAGTTAAAGCCGAACCAATTTGTCGAATATAGTCTAAAGCAACGGATTCGGGTAATATTTTATTAGGCAGATGTTCGAGAGTTTCTCCGGCAATATGTTCCATAGCCAAACAAACGCGATCGCCTTCTTTAAAAGACTCTTTAAGTTTAACAATATGGGGATGTTGGCAATGGGCTAATTTAGTTGCTTCTTGCCAGATTTTATCCTCTAAACGCTTGAGATCCGAGGGAATTAATTGATTGATTAAATCATCACTCAAGGTCTTGATCACACAGGTTTGGCCCTGTTTATCCCTAGCTAAATAGGTGATCCCAAACCGTCCCCGTCCCAATTCTCTAATAATCGTATATTGTCCGTTGCGTAACTGTTCCCCTGATTGCCAGCCCATCGCTCAATCCTTCTGATAAAATTATCGGGATCCCACGTCAAAAAATCAAGACGCTTATAAGACTGTGTAGAGACGTGCCATGGTACGTCTTATCTAGTGTACTATTTATTTCCCTGTTCCCTGTTCCCTATCTTCTGATAATGACCGAGAATCGTTAAACTTAATCCAAATAATCCTAATGATAAGGATACGGCGATGGCTGTAACTAAAATCATGGGTTGCGTCGCTTGGCGAACGGCGATCGCACAAAGTGCCCACATAATCACAAAAGGATAAGCCATTTCATCCCGTTCTATGATTAAAATCGCGGCTAATGTTCCTGCAATGATTAATAAAATTGCTGTCCAGAGTTCGGGTGAAATTCCTCCCCCTGTCCATTGCCAATTTTCTAACACTAAAGCCACATTAACAATCGTGGCAACAGTAATCCAACCGAAATAAATACTAATGGGAATATCGACACACCAGCGTTCTTTTTTTGAAACTCTAACTTTACCAATATTTAACCGTAAATATCCCACTATTAAGGAATTTAAAATAGCCAACATTGCCCCTAGGGACAGAAAAAACATTTGATATTGAAATAAAAATACCCAGACAATCTGGGCAATACAAGCTAAAACAATGGAAAAACCTAATTTTTGTAATCGAGGATTTTCACGGTTTTGAGGTAAACCTTGATATCCCGCAAACGCAAATAATCCTACATAAATTAAACCCCAAATTGCAAAGGCATAATTAGCCGGAATAATTTTAACATTCCTAAAAATAGTATTAGAAATTTCTCCAATGGTTAACCCATTAAAAGGAGCTATATTCGCTAATACGTTAATTCCGAAGGCGGCTAAAATTGCAGTGATATTTGCCCATTGTCTGACCGAGTTAAAATTAGAGTCAGGAGAATTAGTCTGCATTGCTCTTGAAAAATATAGCAGGGAATAGGGAACAGCTTACAGTTAATATGAAATCCAATTATAGATGCTACAGATGATCCTTCCTAACCCCCCTGTAGAGACGTGCCATGGCGCGTCTCTACTAGCCATGCTTAGTCTCTACAGGGGGGAATTTGTAGCATTCTTTTCAGGATTTCATATAAGCTGTGAAAGGGTTTTAGGATTGAGACCTGTCCTAGTAGCGTTATAGAAACGACTCTAACAAAAAAAATTTAGAGACACGATAAATCGCGTCTCTGAATCTGCTTTAATCGACTTTGAGCCGTTAACGATGAATGTTATTCAACGCCTTGGGACACCGAGGGACGAGAAATCCGACGGTTTAATTTCGGTTTAGAAGTCACTAATTGAGCTTCTTCCTCCTGAGCATCAAAGTCAGAATCTAACCAACTGGGGCGAGTTTGATCGTAAGCCAGTTGTAAGGCGGCGGCGGCGATCGCATGAGGATCATATTCCTCACCCAATTGCGCCACAATCGGTAAGAAAGAAGCCACCCGTTCGCCGGATAACGCTTCCCGCACCCGTCCTTGCAGACGTTCAATATAACGGGCTTCAATTTGCGAACGCTTAGGAATAGATAACACCGTAAAGTTATGGCGCAAATGACGCTCAATTAACCGCAGTTTCCGGCGATCAATCGGTTGAATCAGCGTAATCGCAATCCCATCCCGTCCGGCGCGACCTGTCCGACCAATGCGGTGAACATAACTTTCCGCGTTATCGGGTAAATCGTAGTTAATCACGTGGGTAAGATGATCTACATCTAATCCCCGTGCCGCAATGTCGGTCGCCACAATCCACCGTACTTGACGACGGCGGAAGCGTTGCAGCAGTCTTTCCCGTTGGGCTTGGTTCAAGTTGCCATGATATTCATCCACACTATGACCCGCCGATTGCAGGAATGTGGTTAACTCCGCAGCCGCTTGTTTGGTGCGGACAAAAATAATCGCCGATTCTGGATCTTCTAATTCTAAAATCGGTTGCAACGCCCGGGCTTTTGACCAGCCACGGGGAGCCATATAAGCACGTTGTTCAATGCGTTTGGGAGTGGCTTTGGGATTTTCGGCTTTAATGGTGACTGGATTTTTCAGGAATTTCTTCACCAGTTTCCAAATCGAAGGCTCCATCGTCGCAGAGAAAAACGCCGTTTGACGTTCTTCAGCTACAGATTCAAGAATTTTTTCCACATCTTGAATAAAGCCCATGCTTAACATTTCATCGGCTTCATCCAACACTAACCACTTAATCCGGTTTAATTTTAGATCGCCGCGATTGAGTAAATCTAAAATCCGTCCCGGTGTCCCAACGACAATTTGAACGCCTTGTTGTAAGCGTTGAATTTGTCGCTCAATGGACTGACCACCGTATACGGTTAACACATACAAGTTGCGATCATCGGTCATTTTCCGAATCGCTTCTTTAACTTGCATGGCCAACTCACGAGTTGGGGTCAGGATTAACGCTTGTACGCCTTTCGCACTTGTGTCTAGTTGCTCCAGAATGGGCAATGAGAAGGCGGCTGTTTTGCCCGTCCCGGTTTGAGCCAGTCCCACCACATCACGTCCAGCCAATATATGGGGAATTGCCTCGACTTGAATGGCGGTAGGTTCAGAAAAGCCTATTGTTTCCAGATAACTCGCTCGTTCTTCGGAAATTCCTAAGCTTGCAAAAGATGGACTCATTAATTCTCCTGTCTATGTGTTTTAGCCCGGTTCCTGACCTTGCCCTATTCAGTCGAGACACTGTTTACTACGATGCAGAGGTTTATTGGTTTTGCTATAACGCTTGACGTAGCTCTCTACAAAAGTTGAGTTACGTTGTCTCAGGGGCATCTTGGAACCTAATTACATTCCAAGGTCTTCAAAGTTCCTGAAGTCACTCTTAGTCACAACCTTTGAGGTTGTCTAGTCAATCAGACCCTTTAATAGACCATCTCTCTCTAGGATAACGCTTAATATTCAGAAACATAACAACAAATTTCTTAAAATTTGCCGCGATTTCTTTAAATTAGCTGACGGTTGAGGGTTAACCCTCAATTGACAACCTATTCTAGGACGTACCCATAGAGATCATAAATATCGGCGTCGGTGATTTGGACTTTGATCAGTGAACCTAAACGAGCCTCGCCTTCAATATAGACTAACCCGTCTACTTCGGGGGCGAAACGAGATGAACGACCAATGAGTTCACCAGTTTGCGGCTGTTGTTGTTCAATGAGAACGTCTACGACCTGTCCGATGGATTTTTGATTTTGTTTCAAGGAAATGGGTTGCTGTACCTGCATTAAGGCATCCCGACGCGCCTCCATAACCTCTTGCGGTAGTTGATTGGGTAACTGATAAGCTGGGGTTCCTTCTTCGGGAGAGAAGGTAAACACGCCAACGTGATCAAATTCGTGGCGTTGCACAAATTCCCGTAGGTGTTCAAAGTGTTCCTCAGTTTCCCCTGGAAAGCCAACAATAAAGGTGGTACGCAGTACCGCATCTGGGATGGCGGTTTTCAGTTTTTCAATAATCTGATCGTTGACTCGTCCTTGCCAAGGACGGTTCATCGCCCGTAACACATCGGGGTGTGAATGTTGTAGCGGTAAATCTAAATAAGGTAAAACGTTCGGGGTGTCTTGAATTGCTGCAATTACGTTTGGGGTTAGCCCCGTTGGATAGGCATAGTGCATCCGTATCCAGGGAATATCAACTTTTCCTAATGCCCTTAATAATTCTGCCAGTTTGGGTTCACCGTAGAGATCTAGTCCGTAGTTGGTGGTAATTTGGGAAATGAGTATTATTTCCTGAACCCCTTGATCGGCTAATTGCTGGGCTTCAGTAACAATTGATTCTATAGTACGCGATCGCTGGTTTCCGCGCAAGTGGGGAATAATACAAAAGGCACAGCGATAGTCACAGCCTTCTGCGACTCGCAAATAGGCAACCCCCTCGCTAGTGGTACGATAACGAGGAACGGTTTCATCGGCAATATAGGTGGGTTCGGCCGAAATTTCTTTAACTCGTTCTCCCTGTTCGACCCGTTTGATCACATCGACAATTTTATGATAATCTCCGGTTCCCACCACCGCCACAGCTTCGGGGAGTTCGTCTAAAAGTTGTTCTTGGAAATGCTGCGCCATACAGCCTGTGATCACAATTTTTTTCTTGGCATCCGCTAATTCTACTAAGGTGCGAACGGATTCTTCCCGCGCGGCTTCAATAAAACTACAGGTATTGACGATAACGTAATCGGCTAATTCTTCGTTAGAATCAACTTGATAGCCTGCTTGTACCAGTAAACCGAGGATATGTTCGGAGTCAATGCGATTTTTTTCGCAACCAAGGTGAGAGATCGCAATCGTTGGCTGAGTTGCCATTCTAATAAAATTCTATCTAAAGATTACACAACCAGCCTTATATTATACCACATCTTTTAAGATTTTACTCAAACTGTCATCATCATTATAATTCGTAGGGTGTGTAAGCGCAGCGCACGCACCCCTAGAGAGATTAACTTGAAAGGTTTAAGAAATATACCTATAATCTACTTAGGATAATACTTGCACGGAAAAATAAATTACTTCTCTGGACGGATGACATCAATCAACTCTTTCTCCAAAGATAGATTTATGAGTTAGGCGTGATTATGCGTT
This genomic interval carries:
- a CDS encoding transposase encodes the protein MFSYHITTRCNNREFRLTRLECREVFLYAIKKVLIKYPFKLYALCIMSNHVHYLMEPAQPQDLPKIMHFLNWYTAMCFNRMLNRTGHFWEKRYHKTAFENTDTKRALNTLRYIHANPKAAGMQSGFFYDFSNYGTHDRLTDDGLTQWHPAFLSLGKTLEECATKYRGFCKKYRPKPKPERRCHWGSKLLPKILKGKKHKKSPGQLTLPWDTWEPPDEEIRAVAKKFVLANCYDPNYARQFFEFDP
- a CDS encoding serine/threonine-protein kinase; translation: MGWQSGEQLRNGQYTIIRELGRGRFGITYLARDKQGQTCVIKTLSDDLINQLIPSDLKRLEDKIWQEATKLAHCQHPHIVKLKESFKEGDRVCLAMEHIAGETLEHLPNKILPESVALDYIRQIGSALTCVHEKGFVHRDVKPANIVLRAGKSEVVLIDFGLARGFDNPLTTVKASTADGFAPLELYHVDSEQKPYTDVYSLSATLYVLLTGTIPASAMDRSLQKAQLIPPKQLNSQISDRTNTAILEGLKLAPEDRPQTINEWLKFLPSGHQNLVLPQIEPVLFWTIVAAIAGILGMIGTWVALFKPSSPPTPSPSPPVIEQPQKTINN
- the rimO gene encoding 30S ribosomal protein S12 methylthiotransferase RimO, whose amino-acid sequence is MATQPTIAISHLGCEKNRIDSEHILGLLVQAGYQVDSNEELADYVIVNTCSFIEAAREESVRTLVELADAKKKIVITGCMAQHFQEQLLDELPEAVAVVGTGDYHKIVDVIKRVEQGERVKEISAEPTYIADETVPRYRTTSEGVAYLRVAEGCDYRCAFCIIPHLRGNQRSRTIESIVTEAQQLADQGVQEIILISQITTNYGLDLYGEPKLAELLRALGKVDIPWIRMHYAYPTGLTPNVIAAIQDTPNVLPYLDLPLQHSHPDVLRAMNRPWQGRVNDQIIEKLKTAIPDAVLRTTFIVGFPGETEEHFEHLREFVQRHEFDHVGVFTFSPEEGTPAYQLPNQLPQEVMEARRDALMQVQQPISLKQNQKSIGQVVDVLIEQQQPQTGELIGRSSRFAPEVDGLVYIEGEARLGSLIKVQITDADIYDLYGYVLE
- a CDS encoding DEAD/DEAH box helicase, with protein sequence MSPSFASLGISEERASYLETIGFSEPTAIQVEAIPHILAGRDVVGLAQTGTGKTAAFSLPILEQLDTSAKGVQALILTPTRELAMQVKEAIRKMTDDRNLYVLTVYGGQSIERQIQRLQQGVQIVVGTPGRILDLLNRGDLKLNRIKWLVLDEADEMLSMGFIQDVEKILESVAEERQTAFFSATMEPSIWKLVKKFLKNPVTIKAENPKATPKRIEQRAYMAPRGWSKARALQPILELEDPESAIIFVRTKQAAAELTTFLQSAGHSVDEYHGNLNQAQRERLLQRFRRRQVRWIVATDIAARGLDVDHLTHVINYDLPDNAESYVHRIGRTGRAGRDGIAITLIQPIDRRKLRLIERHLRHNFTVLSIPKRSQIEARYIERLQGRVREALSGERVASFLPIVAQLGEEYDPHAIAAAALQLAYDQTRPSWLDSDFDAQEEEAQLVTSKPKLNRRISRPSVSQGVE
- a CDS encoding tryptophan-rich sensory protein, whose product is MQTNSPDSNFNSVRQWANITAILAAFGINVLANIAPFNGLTIGEISNTIFRNVKIIPANYAFAIWGLIYVGLFAFAGYQGLPQNRENPRLQKLGFSIVLACIAQIVWVFLFQYQMFFLSLGAMLAILNSLIVGYLRLNIGKVRVSKKERWCVDIPISIYFGWITVATIVNVALVLENWQWTGGGISPELWTAILLIIAGTLAAILIIERDEMAYPFVIMWALCAIAVRQATQPMILVTAIAVSLSLGLFGLSLTILGHYQKIGNREQGNK
- a CDS encoding serine/threonine-protein kinase, yielding MAWQPGTTLYGDRYTIIKKLGEGGFGITYLARNPKGQYIALKTLLDKYLDNPEYLRKFEREAIRLAVCRHPHIVEIGNVFWEGSLPCIEMEYIAGKDFWELVQEKGAFPEAEAIRYIQQIGNALTVVHDKGLLHRDIKPQNIMKREGKTEAVLIDFGIAREFIPNRTQTHTNVVSDGFAPLEQYYEQAKRGEYTDVYGLSATLYCLLTNQVPPPVFVRTGMGRDVLKPLNQVVNVSNRVHEAVMKGLEIQPDKRPQSVEEWLEILIDNLETVPSRYQKLQQLLAAGQWKEADLETARVMLQVAGREEEGWLNIDSINNFPCEDLRTIDQLWVKYSKSRFGFSVQKKIWLEVGGKVDYETECKLGDRVGRRKRRQFVGQISWPPP